The proteins below come from a single Pseudomonadota bacterium genomic window:
- a CDS encoding NADH-quinone oxidoreductase subunit D (Catalyzes the transfer of electrons from NADH to quinone), whose protein sequence is NRIFIDRMCDIGILTAEEAIGLSLTGPMLRGSGVNYDVRKAFPYSSYEEFDFEVPLGTKGDNYDRFLVRLNEMEQSLRICEQAIARLPQGAIIVDDPHIALVSKDQVYNSIDGMINHFELVMYGVKPPKGSAYQAVEGGSGELGFYVVSDGSGKPYRAHVRAPSFIHMGSLRKMLLGRNLSDLIPTFGMINMIGGECDR, encoded by the coding sequence GAACAGAATATTTATCGACCGTATGTGCGATATCGGAATTCTAACTGCAGAGGAGGCTATTGGCCTTAGCCTGACCGGCCCGATGTTGCGTGGCTCAGGGGTTAACTACGATGTGCGCAAGGCTTTCCCGTACTCAAGCTATGAGGAGTTTGACTTTGAGGTGCCGCTTGGAACTAAGGGCGATAACTACGATCGCTTTCTAGTTCGTTTAAACGAGATGGAGCAGTCGCTTAGGATCTGCGAACAGGCGATCGCAAGGCTACCGCAGGGAGCCATCATAGTAGATGATCCGCATATCGCACTTGTTTCAAAGGATCAGGTCTATAACTCAATCGATGGCATGATTAATCACTTTGAGTTGGTGATGTACGGCGTAAAGCCTCCGAAGGGCTCCGCTTACCAGGCCGTTGAGGGCGGAAGCGGTGAGCTCGGTTTCTATGTTGTCTCAGATGGTAGCGGCAAGCCGTACCGCGCACATGTGCGTGCTCCAAGTTTTATTCATATGGGCTCATTGAGGAAGATGTTGCTCGGACGGAACCTCTCGGACCTTATTCCGACATTTGGAATGATAAATATGATAGGTGGTGAGTGTGACCGATAA
- a CDS encoding NAD(P)H-dependent oxidoreductase subunit E, which yields MTDNGQVFYINTKGAVPRSKEPLLLPEISERRAQEMIALYPQSRSAIMPLLYIAQEHFGHITQAAVDWVSHKLSIAPVQVWEVATFYTMYYKKPVGRYHVQVCRTLPCALRGAKRISQFLHEHLGLKPGEVSADGTWSFEEVECLGSCGTAPMCQINDIFFENLNEEKLTKLLDRIEKESPDLRFSTVRDQLGAGLKGCPQSEIV from the coding sequence GTGACCGATAACGGACAGGTCTTTTATATTAACACTAAGGGCGCTGTTCCAAGAAGTAAGGAGCCACTGCTCTTGCCCGAGATCTCTGAGCGCAGAGCGCAGGAGATGATAGCGCTCTATCCACAAAGTCGCTCGGCTATAATGCCGCTGCTCTACATCGCCCAGGAGCACTTCGGTCATATAACTCAAGCCGCTGTTGATTGGGTCTCGCACAAACTTTCGATAGCGCCGGTACAGGTCTGGGAGGTCGCAACCTTCTATACTATGTATTACAAAAAGCCGGTCGGTCGATATCATGTGCAGGTCTGTCGCACATTGCCATGCGCGTTGCGTGGAGCAAAGCGCATCTCTCAATTTCTGCATGAGCACCTCGGCCTTAAGCCTGGGGAGGTGAGCGCAGATGGTACCTGGAGCTTCGAAGAGGTGGAGTGTTTAGGTTCCTGCGGAACTGCGCCGATGTGCCAAATTAACGATATCTTCTTTGAGAATCTTAACGAAGAGAAGCTTACAAAGCTGCTCGATCGCATAGAAAAGGAGAGCCCAGATCTGCGCTTCTCGACGGTTCGTGATCAGCTCGGTGCTGGCCTGAAAGGGTGTCCTCAATCTGAGATCGTGTGA
- a CDS encoding 2Fe-2S iron-sulfur cluster-binding protein: MSDLVAQKPVELVTLSIDGKQVQVPKGTNLIEAAKCADIEVPHYCYHPHLSIAGNCRMCQVSVKGQPKLTIACNTTVAEGMQVETHLTSQAVADAQAATLEFILINHPLDCTVCDQAGHCKLQDYHFEYNARASRFLEQKVHKPKAIPLGPTVMLDGERCIMCTRCIRFCDEITKTSELGMLNRGDQSVIAISPGHELNNALSGSVVDLCPVGALTHREWRFNTRIWFTNQTDSICPGCSTGCNVKVAERDGQVVQVKARRNDAVNKEWLCDEGRYGFQRFLPVARVKAPFNNVTARELPSVAEVIAALKGNLKTLTILASPDLLLEEYYLIKQLLVRASAVGRAVIAYRQRALNQVEEILVSPDYASNFRGAQLAGIVGETPEGEYLEVLAKIRRKEIEHVLVLGDRAIATQDIDAQLLEGLAAAKLSVGVLTDRESLLARTLTMIVPGRSILEKSGLLVNRNLRLQYAQSVLPLIDGTVPDWRFLAQLSEAAGAKLISGNPTQMSDRDLTRWYLATDSVVSVHGLSIAKIKGEGVQLVPASQVGDSSTPSNPAVVASVALPVA, from the coding sequence ATGTCTGATTTAGTTGCGCAAAAGCCGGTCGAGTTAGTGACCCTATCGATCGACGGAAAGCAGGTTCAGGTGCCTAAGGGTACTAACCTGATAGAGGCGGCCAAGTGCGCCGATATCGAGGTGCCGCATTATTGCTACCATCCGCACCTCTCTATAGCGGGTAACTGCCGCATGTGTCAGGTCTCGGTTAAGGGACAACCGAAGTTGACTATCGCTTGCAACACGACCGTAGCGGAGGGCATGCAGGTTGAAACGCACCTTACTAGTCAGGCAGTTGCCGACGCGCAGGCCGCCACCCTAGAATTTATTCTAATTAATCATCCCCTTGATTGTACGGTGTGCGATCAGGCCGGTCATTGCAAGTTGCAGGACTATCACTTTGAGTACAACGCGCGCGCAAGCAGATTTCTGGAACAGAAGGTTCATAAGCCAAAGGCTATCCCGCTAGGACCAACGGTTATGCTCGATGGTGAGCGCTGCATTATGTGCACCCGTTGTATCCGTTTCTGTGATGAGATCACAAAGACCTCAGAGCTCGGCATGTTAAATAGGGGCGACCAGTCGGTAATCGCAATTAGCCCCGGACATGAGTTAAATAACGCGCTCTCCGGATCGGTAGTTGATCTCTGTCCAGTTGGGGCACTCACCCATAGAGAATGGCGCTTTAATACCAGGATCTGGTTTACCAATCAGACCGATTCAATCTGCCCCGGATGTTCCACTGGATGTAACGTAAAGGTTGCTGAACGTGATGGCCAAGTGGTGCAGGTCAAGGCGCGTCGTAACGATGCGGTCAATAAGGAGTGGTTGTGTGATGAGGGGCGCTACGGCTTCCAGCGCTTTCTGCCAGTAGCGCGTGTCAAAGCACCCTTTAATAACGTAACTGCAAGAGAGCTGCCGTCAGTAGCCGAGGTAATAGCGGCGCTTAAGGGAAACCTAAAGACCTTAACTATTCTAGCCTCCCCCGATCTGTTGCTAGAGGAGTACTACCTTATTAAGCAGCTTCTAGTGCGCGCCTCAGCGGTGGGCCGAGCTGTGATCGCCTATCGGCAGCGCGCGCTTAATCAGGTAGAAGAGATCCTCGTTAGCCCCGACTACGCAAGTAACTTTAGGGGTGCACAGCTTGCTGGAATAGTTGGAGAGACACCTGAAGGCGAATACTTAGAGGTGCTGGCCAAGATCCGTCGCAAAGAGATCGAACATGTGCTTGTGCTTGGTGACCGCGCCATCGCAACACAGGATATAGATGCTCAGCTGCTTGAGGGATTAGCCGCAGCGAAGTTATCGGTTGGGGTACTTACAGACAGGGAGTCACTCCTTGCACGCACACTCACCATGATAGTTCCAGGGCGCAGTATACTTGAAAAATCAGGACTCCTTGTTAATCGAAATTTAAGGTTACAGTACGCGCAGAGCGTTCTGCCCCTAATCGATGGCACAGTTCCTGATTGGCGCTTTCTCGCCCAGCTTAGTGAGGCGGCAGGAGCTAAGCTTATCTCAGGTAACCCCACACAGATGAGCGATAGAGATCTGACCCGTTGGTACCTTGCAACCGATTCAGTCGTTTCGGTGCATGGGCTATCGATTGCAAAGATTAAGGGGGAGGGAGTTCAGTTGGTGCCAGCCTCGCAGGTGGGGGACAGTAGCACGCCCTCGAACCCGGCAGTTGTGGCCTCTGTAGCGCTACCGGTAGCATAG
- a CDS encoding NADH-quinone oxidoreductase subunit H, translating to MIELVILLVKVFVVMNLALVLASTCTWLERKGSALIQDRVGANRAGAFVESDKWFIKPFLPLIRMMGWLGIINTFICDSVKGLWKEDFVPEGASKFLHALAPVLAVLPIMLAFAVLPIAPDFTVYGYKVHPCVASIDGGLLFVLAMGSLAVYGIAIAGWTGNNKFSLLGALRATAQMISYELPMGVVFVAIIVVYGSLDLYTIVEEQGKLLYGVIPQWGIVMQPVGFVVLLLAGMAETKRAPFDLPEAESELAAGYFTEYSGMKFLMFWLGEFAEIALIAMLLALLFFGGWHIPWITLPQGVWWAALIGHLVLMAKVVSLCVLQIVIRWTLPRFRYDQLMNLGWKILLPVSLVNLVITAILKVAL from the coding sequence ATGATTGAGCTTGTAATTCTCCTAGTGAAGGTCTTCGTTGTAATGAACCTCGCACTTGTGCTCGCCTCAACCTGTACCTGGCTTGAGCGTAAGGGCTCGGCATTAATTCAGGACCGAGTTGGAGCCAACAGGGCAGGGGCCTTCGTTGAATCAGATAAGTGGTTTATTAAACCGTTCCTGCCATTAATCAGAATGATGGGGTGGCTCGGTATCATCAACACCTTTATCTGTGATTCGGTCAAAGGGCTCTGGAAGGAGGACTTCGTGCCTGAAGGAGCCTCGAAGTTTCTGCATGCTCTTGCGCCCGTCCTGGCGGTGCTTCCGATTATGCTGGCCTTTGCGGTGCTGCCCATAGCACCTGACTTTACGGTCTATGGCTATAAGGTGCATCCCTGTGTCGCCTCAATCGATGGAGGACTGCTCTTTGTTCTAGCGATGGGCTCCCTGGCAGTCTATGGGATAGCGATAGCAGGGTGGACCGGTAACAACAAGTTCTCGCTGCTTGGAGCGCTGCGTGCTACTGCGCAGATGATCTCGTATGAGCTTCCGATGGGGGTGGTTTTTGTTGCTATTATCGTCGTCTACGGCTCACTTGATCTCTATACCATCGTCGAAGAGCAGGGGAAGCTTCTCTACGGGGTTATTCCGCAGTGGGGCATCGTAATGCAGCCGGTCGGGTTCGTCGTTTTGCTTCTGGCCGGTATGGCCGAGACCAAGAGAGCCCCGTTTGACCTGCCTGAAGCTGAGTCTGAGCTCGCTGCCGGATACTTTACCGAATACTCCGGCATGAAGTTCCTAATGTTCTGGCTCGGGGAGTTCGCAGAGATAGCGCTGATAGCGATGCTGCTAGCGCTATTATTCTTTGGTGGATGGCATATCCCCTGGATTACCCTACCGCAGGGAGTTTGGTGGGCCGCTCTGATCGGACACCTGGTGTTGATGGCAAAAGTTGTATCGTTGTGTGTGTTGCAGATAGTTATTCGCTGGACCTTGCCCCGTTTTAGGTACGACCAGTTGATGAACCTAGGATGGAAGATCTTGCTTCCGGTCAGTCTGGTAAACCTCGTTATTACAGCGATCCTTAAGGTAGCGTTATGA
- a CDS encoding NADH-quinone oxidoreductase subunit J has protein sequence MTFIGFVLSLIALVAAIAVVVNRNPLYSALALVVNLLAVAGLYALLEAHFLAVSQIVVYAGAIMVLVLFVLMLLNLKDEPRRRFVIVRAIIAITIGCWIFSTAFSSMVTQLSGLSTHSMQENMRRSEGTVKAIGEELFSRYIVQFELSSLVLLIGIVGAVMLAKRKQVTLAPRNEGTGEKGKNAGAQP, from the coding sequence ATGACCTTTATCGGTTTTGTCCTCTCACTTATCGCACTAGTTGCAGCGATAGCGGTTGTGGTTAATCGCAACCCCCTCTACAGCGCACTAGCGCTGGTCGTAAACTTGCTCGCGGTGGCGGGGCTCTATGCTTTACTTGAGGCACACTTTCTGGCGGTATCGCAGATAGTGGTATACGCCGGAGCTATTATGGTTCTTGTGTTATTTGTATTGATGCTACTTAATTTAAAGGACGAGCCGCGCCGCAGGTTTGTAATCGTGCGCGCAATTATCGCAATCACTATCGGTTGCTGGATCTTCTCTACCGCCTTTTCCTCCATGGTGACACAGCTCTCAGGGCTCTCAACCCATAGCATGCAAGAGAATATGCGGCGCTCTGAGGGCACCGTAAAAGCTATAGGAGAGGAGCTCTTCAGTCGCTATATAGTGCAGTTTGAGCTCTCGTCGCTAGTGCTACTAATCGGAATCGTTGGAGCCGTTATGCTCGCCAAGCGAAAGCAGGTAACGTTAGCGCCCCGTAACGAGGGTACCGGAGAGAAGGGAAAGAATGCAGGAGCGCAGCCATGA
- the nuoK gene encoding NADH-quinone oxidoreductase subunit NuoK: MSPLISYLGLALLLFIIGAIGVCMRRNAIVILMCIELMLNAVNLTFVTFSKMHGNLDGQVAVFFVLVIAAAESAVGLAIIISVFRSLVSVETTDAAQLKW, from the coding sequence ATGAGTCCATTAATATCCTATCTTGGCCTAGCTCTGCTGCTCTTTATAATCGGAGCTATAGGGGTCTGTATGCGGCGTAACGCCATCGTTATCCTAATGTGCATCGAGCTGATGCTTAACGCGGTAAATCTCACCTTCGTTACGTTTAGCAAGATGCATGGGAACCTTGATGGGCAGGTAGCTGTGTTTTTTGTCTTGGTGATTGCAGCCGCAGAGTCAGCGGTCGGGTTAGCTATTATTATCTCGGTATTTAGAAGCTTGGTATCGGTAGAGACGACCGATGCTGCGCAGCTTAAGTGGTAG